The Chryseolinea soli genome contains a region encoding:
- a CDS encoding gamma-glutamylcyclotransferase family protein, whose translation MSESLLYAFYGSLRRGMDNHALYEHDLQYQRTVVLKGYALYSLVDYPYAVKTGDPRDTLVAELYTIPDLETKQIIHDMELDAGYIFSEEQIAEGKFGIYIFATPGDHDERVPGGDWVAYRLALGK comes from the coding sequence ATGAGCGAAAGCCTCCTGTATGCGTTCTATGGATCATTGCGCCGGGGCATGGACAACCATGCCCTATACGAGCATGATTTGCAGTATCAGCGCACGGTGGTGCTAAAAGGATATGCGCTCTACTCGCTGGTCGATTATCCCTATGCCGTGAAAACGGGCGACCCTCGTGATACACTGGTCGCGGAGCTGTACACCATCCCAGACCTGGAAACAAAACAAATCATACACGATATGGAATTGGATGCCGGATATATTTTTTCGGAGGAACAAATTGCCGAAGGAAAGTTTGGAATCTATATCTTCGCCACACCGGGTGACCACGACGAGCGGGTGCCCGGCGGGGACTGGGTGGCCTACCGCCTCGCTTTGGGAAAGTAA
- a CDS encoding alpha-ketoacid dehydrogenase subunit alpha/beta translates to MSAIKEVKVKFSQARVKEILADYRLAVESREASIIGRREVFMGKAKFGIFGDGKELAQIAMAKVFRRGDFRAGYYRDQTFMFAINELTVQQYFSQLYAHTSVEADPASAGRLMNGHYATRLLDEHGKLRNLAENKNSSADISPTAGQMPRLLGLAYASKLFRENEGLKEYTTLSNNGNEIAFGTIGNASTSEGMFFEAINAAGVLQVPMLISIWDDEYGISVPQEFHTTKGSISKALAGLQRTETEKGFEIITVKGWDYPALIDAYQKAELICREQHVPVLFHVYEMTQPQGHSTSGSHERYKSKERLAWEADHDCIRKMREWIINEVMILPEEVDDIEKEARQAAKQAKERAWKAFMDDVRKDQNVVNEILDKAAEQGSHQEEILRIKEDLAKAINPTRLETMRAAKLTLRLLYQESIPAKEELQHWLKHSEADNFDRYSSHMHSVSDESALNVPRVDPVYSDSSPLIDGREILQACFDAALTRDPRVLAFGEDVGRIGDVNQGFAGLQAKHGDLRVTDTGIRECTIVGQGIGTALRGLKPIAEIQYLDYFIYALPTLSDDLACLYYRTKGGQKAPLIVRTRGHRLEGVWHAGSQIAMLLHTLRGMYIIAPRNMTQAAGFYNTMLRSDDPSVIIECLNGYRLKEKLPDNIGEFTVPLGTPEILKEGTDVTVVTYGSMCRVVMEAAEELENYGISCEVIDVQTLLPFDLHHSILESIKKTNRVVFADEDVPGGATSFMMQQVLEEQNAYAYLDSKPVTITAKDHRPAYASDGDYFSKPNAEEVFEKVYGIMSEMDPSKFPSLY, encoded by the coding sequence TTGAGCGCGATCAAGGAAGTAAAGGTAAAGTTCTCGCAAGCCAGAGTGAAAGAAATTCTGGCCGACTACCGCCTGGCGGTAGAGAGCCGCGAGGCGAGCATCATCGGACGCAGGGAAGTGTTCATGGGCAAAGCCAAGTTTGGCATCTTCGGCGACGGCAAAGAGCTGGCGCAGATCGCGATGGCGAAAGTGTTCCGTCGCGGCGATTTTCGCGCCGGTTACTACCGGGATCAAACGTTCATGTTCGCCATCAATGAACTGACCGTTCAACAATACTTCTCACAACTTTACGCACACACCAGCGTGGAGGCAGACCCCGCTTCTGCAGGCCGCCTCATGAACGGTCACTATGCCACGCGTCTCCTCGACGAACACGGCAAGCTTCGAAACCTCGCCGAGAACAAGAACAGCAGCGCCGACATTTCGCCCACCGCCGGCCAAATGCCCCGCCTCCTGGGACTGGCCTATGCCTCCAAACTCTTCCGCGAAAACGAAGGACTAAAAGAATACACCACACTTTCCAACAACGGCAACGAGATCGCCTTCGGCACCATTGGCAACGCCTCCACTTCCGAAGGCATGTTCTTCGAAGCGATCAATGCCGCGGGCGTGTTGCAAGTGCCCATGCTCATTTCGATTTGGGATGATGAATATGGCATTTCCGTTCCGCAGGAATTTCACACCACAAAAGGAAGCATCTCAAAAGCATTGGCCGGTCTGCAGCGCACCGAGACGGAAAAAGGCTTTGAGATCATCACGGTGAAAGGATGGGATTACCCCGCCCTCATCGACGCCTATCAAAAAGCAGAACTCATTTGCCGCGAACAACACGTGCCCGTATTGTTTCATGTCTATGAGATGACACAACCCCAGGGCCACTCCACCTCCGGTTCGCACGAGCGCTATAAATCGAAAGAGCGCCTGGCGTGGGAAGCCGACCACGACTGCATCCGCAAAATGCGCGAGTGGATCATCAACGAAGTGATGATCCTTCCCGAAGAAGTGGACGACATCGAAAAAGAAGCCCGTCAAGCGGCCAAGCAAGCCAAAGAGCGTGCATGGAAAGCCTTTATGGACGATGTCCGCAAAGATCAGAATGTCGTGAACGAGATCTTGGACAAGGCTGCCGAGCAGGGCTCGCACCAGGAAGAGATCCTCCGCATAAAAGAAGATCTGGCCAAAGCGATCAACCCCACACGCCTGGAAACCATGCGGGCCGCAAAGCTCACGCTGCGGCTGCTCTACCAGGAAAGCATACCCGCAAAAGAAGAGCTGCAGCACTGGCTGAAGCACTCTGAAGCCGACAACTTCGATCGCTACTCGTCGCACATGCACAGTGTGTCGGATGAGTCGGCGTTGAACGTGCCCCGCGTCGATCCGGTGTACTCCGATTCGTCGCCGCTCATCGACGGCCGCGAGATCCTGCAAGCGTGCTTTGATGCCGCCCTCACCCGCGATCCACGCGTGCTCGCCTTTGGCGAAGATGTGGGCCGCATCGGCGATGTGAACCAGGGCTTCGCAGGATTGCAAGCCAAGCACGGCGATTTACGGGTGACCGATACCGGCATTCGCGAATGCACCATCGTAGGGCAGGGGATCGGCACCGCATTGCGAGGCCTCAAGCCCATTGCCGAAATTCAATACCTCGATTATTTTATCTACGCCCTCCCGACCTTGTCTGACGACCTGGCCTGTTTATACTATCGCACCAAGGGTGGCCAAAAGGCGCCGCTCATTGTGCGCACACGCGGCCACCGGTTGGAAGGCGTGTGGCATGCCGGCTCACAAATCGCGATGCTGCTGCACACCTTGCGCGGCATGTACATCATTGCGCCACGCAACATGACACAAGCGGCGGGATTCTACAACACCATGCTGCGATCCGATGATCCGTCGGTCATCATCGAATGCCTCAACGGCTATCGCCTCAAAGAAAAATTGCCCGACAACATCGGCGAGTTCACGGTGCCGCTGGGCACACCGGAGATCCTGAAAGAAGGAACGGATGTTACCGTGGTCACCTACGGTTCCATGTGCCGCGTGGTGATGGAAGCCGCCGAAGAATTGGAAAACTACGGCATCTCTTGTGAAGTGATCGACGTGCAGACCCTGCTTCCGTTCGATCTCCATCACAGCATCCTGGAGTCCATAAAGAAAACGAATCGTGTCGTGTTTGCCGACGAAGATGTGCCCGGTGGGGCAACGTCGTTCATGATGCAACAAGTGCTGGAAGAACAAAATGCCTACGCCTACCTGGATTCCAAACCCGTGACCATCACGGCAAAAGATCACCGCCCGGCCTATGCCTCCGATGGCGACTACTTCTCAAAGCCCAATGCCGAGGAAGTTTTTGAAAAAGTATACGGCATCATGTCCGAAATGGATCCTTCGAAATTTCCTTCGCTGTATTGA
- a CDS encoding acyl transferase, whose protein sequence is METFKSFESKLYTVNDHSFTDIALELFRFQAANNSVYKSFIHHLSIDPNGVKTLEDIPFFPISFFKTHTVQTGVWQPQTVFTSSGTTGSVTSRHFVHDLDFYLRHAQRCFESFFGPLTDYHFLALLPSYLERQGSSLIAMMDHFIRESQSPWSAFYLQDVDKLLRDLEALRGDHRKVILWGVSFALLDLAERAPRDLRPFMIFETGGMKGRKKEMTRQELHGILSEAFRVEAIHSEYGMTELLSQGYTRGGTAFSGAPAMRVIGRDLTDPMRKGLLDETCGINVIDLANVHSIAFIETEDLGRVFSDKTFEILGRMDNSDVRGCNLLVG, encoded by the coding sequence TTGGAGACTTTTAAAAGTTTTGAATCAAAATTATACACCGTAAACGACCATTCCTTCACGGATATTGCTTTGGAATTGTTCCGCTTTCAGGCGGCGAATAACTCCGTCTACAAAAGTTTCATCCACCACCTCTCTATTGACCCAAACGGGGTTAAAACGTTGGAAGACATCCCCTTTTTTCCCATTTCTTTTTTCAAAACGCACACCGTGCAGACAGGGGTGTGGCAACCGCAGACCGTGTTCACCAGCAGTGGTACCACGGGAAGCGTGACCAGCCGTCACTTTGTTCACGATCTTGACTTTTACTTGCGCCACGCCCAACGCTGCTTTGAATCTTTTTTCGGACCCCTCACCGATTATCATTTCCTGGCCTTGTTGCCATCGTACCTCGAACGCCAGGGCTCGTCCCTCATCGCCATGATGGACCATTTCATCCGCGAAAGCCAATCGCCCTGGTCGGCGTTCTATTTGCAAGACGTAGACAAACTGTTGCGCGACCTGGAAGCCCTCCGCGGCGACCACCGCAAGGTGATCCTCTGGGGTGTTTCGTTTGCCTTGCTGGACCTGGCCGAGCGTGCCCCGCGCGACCTGCGTCCTTTTATGATCTTCGAAACCGGCGGTATGAAAGGCCGCAAAAAAGAGATGACCCGCCAGGAGCTCCACGGCATCCTTTCGGAGGCCTTCCGGGTGGAGGCCATCCATTCCGAATACGGCATGACCGAGCTGCTCTCGCAAGGCTATACCCGTGGCGGCACGGCGTTTTCAGGAGCCCCCGCCATGCGGGTCATTGGCCGCGATTTGACCGATCCGATGCGCAAGGGGTTACTTGACGAAACCTGTGGCATTAATGTCATCGACCTGGCCAACGTGCATTCTATTGCCTTTATAGAAACGGAGGATTTGGGAAGGGTATTTTCGGACAAAACGTTTGAAATTTTGGGCCGTATGGACAACAGCGATGTGCGGGGGTGTAATCTGCTGGTGGGATAA
- a CDS encoding outer membrane beta-barrel protein encodes MIKNLACIVLLSGISIGAFSQAATTTKKTTARPDIPGAFVLELGLNRALSAPSEFKQGLWGSRTINFYYQYEFRILKSQFSFVPGVGFSLERYKLTNNYVLDYSSTNATTPSLIPPGNTGIPNIKRSQIITNYFEVPLELRWTVNPDDPARSFKVGVGGRVGYMFDSFTKVKYSENGETKKLKDKQDFNLNKFRYGITGRIGIGNFSLFGYYNLTPLFEKDKGLKDANSSTFNNFSTMTIGISLASF; translated from the coding sequence ATGATCAAGAACCTAGCGTGCATCGTCCTTCTTTCGGGCATTTCCATTGGCGCCTTTAGCCAGGCTGCCACCACTACCAAAAAGACCACGGCACGCCCCGACATACCGGGTGCCTTTGTGCTGGAATTGGGTCTGAACCGCGCCCTTAGCGCGCCATCGGAATTCAAACAGGGCTTGTGGGGGTCGCGTACGATCAACTTCTATTATCAATACGAATTCAGGATCCTGAAGTCGCAATTCAGCTTTGTGCCGGGCGTGGGTTTTAGCCTGGAGCGCTATAAGCTTACAAACAACTACGTCTTAGACTACAGTTCTACCAATGCCACGACGCCCTCGCTGATCCCTCCGGGCAACACGGGGATCCCCAACATAAAGCGCTCGCAGATCATCACCAACTATTTCGAAGTGCCCCTGGAACTTCGCTGGACGGTGAACCCTGACGATCCGGCCCGTAGCTTCAAGGTGGGCGTAGGCGGCCGCGTGGGCTACATGTTCGATTCGTTCACGAAGGTGAAATACAGCGAGAATGGAGAGACCAAGAAACTCAAGGATAAGCAGGATTTCAACCTGAATAAATTCCGGTATGGCATTACCGGCCGCATCGGCATTGGGAATTTCAGCCTGTTTGGTTATTACAACCTGACGCCGTTGTTTGAAAAGGACAAAGGTTTGAAAGATGCCAACTCCAGCACATTCAACAACTTCAGCACGATGACCATAGGTATATCGCTCGCCAGCTTCTAA
- a CDS encoding sensor histidine kinase: MRLQSNTYRHLFHFSIALIIMFPWGYIIRPGEGSGGPRMHGFLMYWQWFAILSVPLYLLNSYWAVPRLLKNQRYGMYLLIIALCLLVSFLFRTGFERFTPAVASVHLPESVTVRPVHIFPLLFIFTLGTSLEMILGWEKQRTLQREIEKEKLESELSMLKTQINPHFFFNALNSIYALSDKKSEKTGDAILLLSSIMRYVLYDANRSKIEVAKEVQHLEDYIAMQRLRISDREQVQIEFQFQGDGTAQFIEPLILIPFVENAFKHGVSYDQPSFINIDLRVSGGVFYFEVTNSKKKHADTVHATHHDYHGIGITNTRKRLDLMYKDRYILTIKDRNDQYSTQLTIHLDDADHALNRKTA; this comes from the coding sequence TTGCGCTTACAGAGCAACACCTACCGGCACCTGTTTCATTTCTCGATCGCGTTGATCATTATGTTCCCGTGGGGCTACATCATTCGCCCTGGCGAGGGATCTGGCGGTCCGCGCATGCACGGGTTCCTCATGTACTGGCAGTGGTTTGCCATACTTTCTGTGCCGTTATATTTATTGAATTCGTACTGGGCTGTGCCCCGGTTGTTGAAGAACCAGCGCTATGGCATGTATCTGCTCATCATTGCGCTTTGCCTGCTAGTGAGCTTTTTGTTCAGGACCGGGTTTGAGCGGTTTACGCCCGCCGTAGCCAGCGTGCACCTGCCCGAATCCGTAACCGTCCGCCCCGTTCACATCTTCCCCTTATTGTTCATCTTCACCTTGGGTACCAGCCTGGAGATGATTCTGGGCTGGGAGAAGCAGCGCACGCTGCAACGCGAGATCGAGAAAGAAAAATTGGAGTCGGAACTCTCCATGCTCAAGACCCAGATCAATCCCCACTTTTTCTTTAACGCCCTCAACAGCATCTACGCCCTGTCTGACAAGAAATCAGAAAAGACCGGAGACGCCATTCTATTGCTATCCAGCATTATGCGCTATGTGCTGTACGATGCCAACCGCAGCAAGATAGAAGTCGCTAAAGAAGTGCAGCACCTGGAAGACTACATTGCCATGCAGCGGCTGCGCATATCCGACCGTGAGCAGGTGCAGATCGAATTTCAGTTTCAGGGTGATGGCACGGCGCAATTCATCGAGCCGCTTATTCTTATTCCCTTTGTGGAAAATGCTTTCAAACATGGCGTATCATACGATCAGCCCTCGTTTATCAACATCGATCTGCGGGTATCGGGTGGCGTATTTTACTTTGAGGTGACCAACAGCAAAAAGAAACATGCCGACACTGTCCACGCCACGCACCACGACTATCACGGCATAGGCATTACCAACACGCGCAAGCGCCTCGACCTGATGTACAAAGACCGCTACATCCTCACCATCAAAGACCGCAACGACCAGTACTCTACACAGCTCACCATACATCTGGACGACGCAGACCACGCACTCAACCGGAAGACCGCATGA
- a CDS encoding LytR/AlgR family response regulator transcription factor, which produces MKINCIVIDDEPLALELIGSHIRKVPYLQLRGSFHRAIDAVKLLHEEKIDLIYLDINMPDISGIEFLKGLQNPPKVIFITAYDQYAVQGFEVNAVDYLLKPVSFNRFLLASNRALELIGKQTPAGNGYIFVKSEHNNLRVALESIHYIEGYRDYLKIHTADKHPILTITTFKAIEELLPDIFLRIHRSYIIAVDKIILFRNGQVLVKDKYIPIGESYRELFHHAVVAGKMSGTGY; this is translated from the coding sequence ATGAAGATCAATTGCATTGTAATAGACGACGAACCCCTGGCGCTGGAGCTCATCGGCTCGCACATCCGGAAGGTACCCTATCTGCAACTCCGCGGGTCGTTTCACCGGGCGATAGATGCCGTAAAGCTGCTGCACGAAGAGAAGATCGACCTGATCTACCTGGACATCAACATGCCCGACATCTCTGGCATCGAGTTTCTCAAAGGGCTGCAAAACCCGCCGAAGGTCATCTTCATCACCGCCTATGACCAGTATGCCGTGCAAGGCTTTGAGGTCAATGCGGTAGACTATCTGTTAAAGCCCGTGTCGTTTAACCGGTTCTTACTGGCGTCTAATCGGGCCCTGGAGTTGATCGGCAAACAGACCCCGGCCGGCAACGGTTATATCTTTGTAAAGTCTGAACATAACAACTTGCGCGTGGCGCTGGAATCGATACATTATATTGAGGGCTATCGCGACTACCTCAAGATTCATACCGCCGATAAACACCCCATCCTGACCATCACCACATTCAAGGCTATTGAAGAGCTATTGCCCGATATATTCCTACGCATACACCGGTCGTACATCATAGCCGTGGATAAGATCATACTTTTTCGCAATGGCCAGGTGTTGGTGAAAGATAAATACATTCCCATCGGTGAATCCTATCGCGAGCTATTCCATCATGCGGTGGTTGCGGGGAAGATGTCGGGCACGGGGTATTGA
- a CDS encoding TonB-dependent receptor, with protein MKINRLMCVGCTLLFFVVSQGNVYAQGKVTLSGTVTDAANGEFIIGASVLIRETGSGVVTNPYGFYSITLAAGTYTIEYSFVGYEKVTRQISLVADAQLAIELSELPEQLQEVVVTAADEDQSTHVKSLEMSTNKFDIKTIQKLPALLGEVDVVKSLQFLPGVSTAGEGASGFNVRGGGTGQNLILLDEAPIYNSSHMLGFFSVFNPDAVKEVKLYKGAMPAYYGGRTSSVLDVRMKEGNTRQFEANGGVGLIFSRLSLEAPIVKDKASFIVAARRSYIDVIAKPVFDDGGLNFYDLTLKTNYKFNDKNKIYLSGYFGRDNLTFSDAGGFHWGNQTGTIRYNSVLNNRLFANFSGVFSNYSYELDVQQDDKNSFTWNSSITNYRFKPDFSYYISEHSELDFGGEAIYYQFNPSTTVGVTNGSEINSSLDRKYGLESAAYISHKLKVNDRIDVEYGLRLSHFQYLGAGTAYTYNDTIPGKKRTVTGEQYYNSGQTIASYTTPEPRISARFGINDNSSLKASYSRNAQYVHLISNTTASTPLDVWTPTTNNLKPTLANQFTLGYFRAPGGNAQYEFSAESFYRTSTGEVDYINGAELRSNKYLEGDLLSGDGRAYGLELYLQKKTGKVTGWVSYTLSRSELKVDGINRGHWYPTRYDQTHNLKVVGSYQLSKRWSATADFVYTTGTPTTFPDQRYTSQGVLIPYNSQDARNDTRMSSYNRLDISFRLDGKTVNRNGKLRKNRDYWVFSVYNVYARKNPFSIYFSQTGDRVAVGQPMQAEAHQVSIIGTVVPSISYNFKF; from the coding sequence ATGAAGATCAACCGGTTGATGTGCGTGGGGTGCACGCTTTTGTTTTTTGTGGTTAGTCAGGGCAATGTTTATGCGCAGGGTAAGGTTACGCTCAGTGGCACGGTGACGGATGCGGCCAATGGTGAGTTTATCATCGGCGCCAGTGTGCTGATACGGGAAACGGGCAGCGGGGTGGTGACTAATCCTTATGGATTTTATTCTATTACGCTTGCTGCAGGCACATATACCATAGAGTATTCCTTCGTAGGTTATGAAAAGGTCACGCGGCAGATCAGTTTGGTGGCAGATGCTCAACTAGCCATTGAGCTCAGCGAACTTCCAGAACAGTTGCAGGAGGTAGTGGTGACGGCGGCGGATGAAGATCAGTCTACCCATGTCAAGTCGCTGGAGATGAGTACCAACAAGTTTGACATCAAGACCATTCAGAAGCTGCCCGCGCTCCTGGGCGAGGTAGACGTGGTCAAGTCGCTGCAGTTTCTGCCGGGTGTGAGTACCGCGGGCGAAGGTGCCTCGGGCTTTAACGTACGGGGTGGTGGCACCGGGCAGAACCTCATCCTGTTGGATGAAGCGCCCATCTACAACTCGTCGCACATGCTCGGATTTTTCTCGGTGTTCAATCCCGATGCCGTAAAAGAAGTGAAGCTTTATAAAGGCGCAATGCCTGCCTACTATGGTGGCCGCACCAGCTCGGTGCTGGACGTGCGCATGAAGGAGGGCAACACCCGCCAGTTTGAGGCCAATGGCGGCGTGGGTTTGATATTCAGCAGGCTCTCGCTGGAGGCGCCCATCGTCAAAGATAAAGCATCTTTTATCGTGGCGGCGCGCCGGTCGTATATCGACGTTATTGCCAAGCCGGTGTTTGACGATGGCGGCCTCAACTTCTATGACCTCACGCTCAAGACCAACTATAAATTCAACGATAAGAATAAGATCTACCTGTCGGGTTATTTCGGTCGCGATAATCTGACTTTTTCCGATGCGGGTGGCTTTCACTGGGGTAACCAGACGGGCACCATTCGCTACAACAGCGTGTTGAACAATCGGCTGTTTGCCAACTTCTCGGGTGTATTCAGCAATTATAGCTATGAGTTGGACGTGCAGCAGGATGATAAAAACTCCTTTACCTGGAATTCGTCCATCACCAACTACCGCTTCAAGCCAGACTTCAGCTACTACATCAGCGAGCATTCAGAGCTTGACTTTGGGGGCGAGGCCATTTACTATCAATTTAACCCGTCTACCACCGTGGGCGTGACCAACGGCAGCGAGATCAACAGCAGCCTGGACCGTAAGTATGGATTGGAGTCGGCGGCATACATCAGCCACAAGCTGAAGGTGAACGACCGTATTGATGTGGAGTATGGCTTGCGCCTTTCGCACTTTCAATACCTGGGCGCCGGTACTGCCTATACGTATAACGACACCATACCCGGCAAGAAGCGAACGGTTACCGGTGAACAATATTACAACAGCGGCCAGACCATCGCTTCATACACCACGCCGGAGCCGCGCATCTCCGCGCGCTTTGGCATCAACGACAACAGCTCGCTGAAAGCCAGCTACAGCCGCAACGCACAATACGTGCACCTCATCTCCAACACTACCGCCTCAACGCCCCTGGATGTGTGGACACCCACCACCAACAACCTCAAGCCCACGCTGGCCAACCAATTTACGCTGGGCTATTTTCGCGCGCCGGGCGGCAACGCGCAATATGAGTTCTCCGCGGAGTCGTTCTACCGCACCTCAACAGGCGAGGTGGATTACATCAATGGCGCAGAGCTGCGCAGCAACAAATACCTGGAGGGTGATCTGCTGAGCGGCGATGGCCGTGCGTATGGCCTGGAGCTCTACCTGCAAAAGAAAACCGGCAAAGTAACGGGGTGGGTGAGCTATACACTCAGCCGGTCTGAGTTGAAAGTAGACGGCATTAACCGGGGCCACTGGTACCCCACGCGCTACGATCAGACCCACAACCTCAAGGTGGTGGGCTCCTACCAGTTAAGCAAGCGCTGGTCTGCCACAGCCGATTTTGTCTATACCACCGGCACGCCCACCACCTTTCCCGACCAGCGTTACACCTCGCAAGGCGTGCTGATACCCTACAACTCGCAAGACGCACGCAACGATACCCGCATGAGCAGCTATAACCGCCTGGATATCTCCTTCAGGCTCGACGGAAAAACGGTCAACAGAAACGGCAAGCTGCGCAAGAACCGCGACTACTGGGTGTTCTCAGTGTATAATGTATACGCGCGCAAGAATCCTTTTTCCATCTACTTTTCTCAAACCGGAGATCGCGTGGCCGTAGGTCAGCCCATGCAGGCAGAAGCACACCAGGTCTCCATCATCGGTACCGTGGTGCCGTCTATCTCCTACAACTTTAAATTCTAA
- a CDS encoding DUF4249 family protein → MKRQQALWLLLTLASLVLTACDDVIDVNTGTSTPVLNIDAWLNNKPETQTIYLTMTQDYFDNANPPPAASGATVSVTDNRGNVYAFSEDVESADGAYRWTPAGGEGLGVTGLTYTLNVNYGGETFQANCRVGRVPAIDSLTYAEWDRPMVRDNDKTFYRGEFWATDLPGKGDTYWIRTYKNGVLLSKPSELNVAYDAARVSGSAFDGVTFTAQVRTGINPTETDANDDPVSPVEPGDSLYVEIHSLTEASFNYMNEVLKQTDRNGGIAELFSAVPLANVSANIVNLDGNGSPVVGFFNVSVVSGLGKTFRR, encoded by the coding sequence ATGAAAAGGCAACAAGCCCTATGGCTGCTCCTGACCCTGGCATCGCTAGTCCTCACCGCGTGCGACGATGTAATAGACGTTAATACCGGTACCTCTACGCCGGTACTGAACATCGATGCCTGGCTCAACAACAAGCCGGAGACACAGACGATCTACCTCACCATGACACAAGATTATTTCGACAACGCCAACCCGCCACCCGCGGCATCTGGCGCAACAGTATCTGTGACTGACAACCGGGGTAACGTATACGCATTCAGTGAAGACGTGGAGTCGGCCGATGGGGCGTATCGTTGGACGCCGGCCGGCGGCGAGGGGCTGGGCGTGACGGGCCTGACCTATACACTGAATGTGAACTACGGCGGCGAAACCTTTCAAGCAAACTGCCGGGTGGGCCGTGTGCCGGCCATCGATAGCCTGACGTACGCCGAATGGGACCGGCCCATGGTGCGTGACAACGACAAGACCTTTTACCGCGGCGAGTTTTGGGCTACCGATCTGCCAGGCAAAGGCGACACCTATTGGATCAGGACCTACAAGAACGGTGTGCTGCTGAGTAAACCCAGCGAGCTTAACGTGGCTTACGATGCCGCCCGTGTATCGGGCAGTGCGTTTGACGGCGTGACGTTTACCGCCCAGGTGCGCACCGGCATTAATCCCACGGAGACCGATGCCAATGATGATCCGGTATCACCGGTAGAGCCGGGCGACTCGCTGTATGTGGAGATCCACTCGCTCACCGAGGCATCTTTTAACTATATGAACGAGGTGCTGAAGCAAACCGATCGCAATGGGGGCATTGCAGAACTGTTCTCTGCCGTGCCGCTGGCCAACGTATCGGCCAATATCGTGAACCTGGATGGCAACGGTTCGCCCGTGGTAGGGTTCTTTAATGTATCGGTGGTGTCGGGACTGGGCAAGACGTTCCGCCGCTAG